The following proteins are co-located in the Papaver somniferum cultivar HN1 unplaced genomic scaffold, ASM357369v1 unplaced-scaffold_128, whole genome shotgun sequence genome:
- the LOC113332065 gene encoding uncharacterized protein LOC113332065, whose protein sequence is MVSFQTPNFPLNQRKTTLHNENSSVVSLSKKRRLEEIVVDDKDQMNFEKGSNKKIAKVVDKTNLFRNDTENPLPSEWQRCLDIQSGEIHFYNTRTHKRTCKDPRLLLSTSPKKSSNPDHMGLDLELNLGYESSAETHVDDTPTDNLMSSREIYDAKTKDKPTRSLGGSSNWLSVEVDHREMVAAVCMSCHMLVMFCKSSPSCPNCRFMHPLEQIPSASTSLSKPRLRFLHCKDGSRLNNVNFMKL, encoded by the exons ATGGTTTCTTTTCAAACACCTAACTTCCCACTTAATCAAAGAAAAACTACCCTACATAATGAGAATTCATCAGTTGTTTCATTATCAAAGAAGAGAAGGTTGGAAGAAATAGTAGTAGATGATAAAGATCAGATGAATTTCGAGAAAGGATCGAATAAGAAGATAGCTAAAGTAGTCgacaaaacaaacttattccgaaaTGATACTGAAAATCCGCTACCATCGGAATGGCAACGTTGCCTTGATATTCAG TCGGGAGAAATACACTTCTACAACACGAGAACCCATAAGAGAACTTGCAAGGATCCAAGACTATTATTATCAACAAGTCCGAAAAAGTCAAGTAATCCAGATCACATGGGTTTGGATTTGGAACTTAATCTAGGCTATGAATCATCAGCTGAAACCCATGTAGACGATACTCCAACTGATAACTTGATGTCTTCACGCGAGATTTACGATGCCAAAACCAAAGACAAACCAACAAGAAGCTTGGGTGGTTCGTCGAATTGGTTATCAGTCGAGGTGGATCACAGAGAAATGGTGGCAGCCGTTTGTATGAGTTGCCATATGTTGGTTATGTTTTGTAAATCTTCTCCTTCTTGCCCTAACTGTAGATTCATGCATCCTTTAGAGCAAATTCCTTCAGCAAGTACTAGTCTGAGCAAGCCTAGGCTAAGGTTCTTGCATTGTAAAGATGGATCCAGGCTGAATAATGTCAATTTCATGAAACTCTAG